A portion of the Rhinopithecus roxellana isolate Shanxi Qingling chromosome 19, ASM756505v1, whole genome shotgun sequence genome contains these proteins:
- the PVALEF gene encoding parvalbumin-like EF-hand-containing protein: MDEDLSQMKKMALTMGTSLSDKDIELLPTDMRHYGSFNYLKFFEHVRKFHASGQLDEAIRKAFQALDKDRSGFIEWNEIKYILSIIPSSRPTAPLTDEEAEAIIQAADTDGDGRINYEEFSELIKKEKIPKKK; this comes from the exons ATGGACGAGGACCTCTCCCAGATGAAGAAGATGGCCTTGACCATGGGCACGTCCCTATCAGACAAGGACATTGAGCTGCTGCCCACGGACATGAGACACTATG GATCCTTCAACTACCTCAAGTTCTTTGAGCACGTGCGCAAGTTCCACGCCTCAGGCCAGTTGGACGAAGCCATCCGCAAGGCCTTCCAGGCCCTGGACAAGGACAGGAGCGGCTTCATTGAGTGGAATGAGATCAA GTACATCCTGTCCATCATCCCCAGCAGCAGGCCCACTGCCCCACTGACAGACGAGGAGGCTGAGGCCATAATCCAGGCGGCGGACACAGACGGGGACGGGAGGATCAACTACGAAG AATTTTCTGAATTGatcaaaaaggagaaaattccAAAGAAGAAGTAG